Within the Senegalia massiliensis genome, the region ATCCAGAATTAAACCATATAAATACAGTAGATTTAGTTGAAATATATGATGAGCCTACTCATCCAGAAGCTGATTATAAAAACGTAGTAGTGTTTGGTCAAGGGCAATTAGACAGGTCACCCTGTGGGACAGGCACATGTGCTAAAATAGCTACTTTATATTCAAAAGGTGAACTTCAAAGAGGAGAAGAATTTATATACGAAAGTATTACAGGCACTTTGTTTAAAGGAAAAGTATTAAAGGAAACTAAAGTGGGAGAGTTTAATGCTATAATACCAGAAATAACTGGTGCAGCATATATTACAGGATTTAATCAATATGTAATAGATGATAAAGACCCAGTGAAGCATGGATTCAACATCTAAATTTTCGTGTTATTTGTAGTAAAATTAACAAAAAATGAAAATAGGAGGTATAGGATGGTTACAGCTATTTTAGGAGCATTAGGGGCATTTGCAGCATGGTTTTCGGTTATATTTGTGAAAGATATTGCAACTCATAAAGGTCAACTTGAGGATAATTCTTGGACAAAGGTCTCTGGAATTGGATTTTTAACTAACTTTTTAGATACATTAGGAATAGGATCCTTCGCACCAACAACAGCATTATTAAGAGGTTTTAAACAAGTTAAAGATAGAGTAATTCCCGGAACATTAAATGTATCTTGTACATTACCAGTTATTGCAGAAGCATTTATATTTATTACTGTTATTAATGTGGATATAATAACTTTAATTTCAATGCTTTCAGCAGCAACAATAGGTGCATGGGTTGGAGCTGGAGTAGTATCAAAACTTCCAGAGAAAAATGTTCAAATTGTAATGGGAGTTGCATTACTTATAACAGCATTTTTAATGGCAGCAGGTCAGTTTGGCTGGATGCCAGGGGGTGGTTCAGCATTAAATGAGTCTTTTGATGGGGTGAAAAATAATTTAATATATGAATCTATGAATGTAGATGGAGAAATATTAGGTGTTCCAATTGGAGTTACAGGAATAAAACTAGTAATAGCGATATTTGTTAACTTTATATTAGGAGCTCTTATGACTGCAGGTATAGGATTATATGCACCATGTATGGCACTTGTATATCTATTAGGAATGTCTCCAAGAGTTGCTTTTCCAATAATGATGGGTTCTTGTTCATTCTTAATGCCGGTTGCTTCTATGAAATTTGTTAAAGAAGGAGCATATAATAGAAGAGCTGCTATAGGAATTACTATTGGTGGTTTAATTGGAGTATTTATTGCAGCTTATATAGTTAAATCTTTACCACTTACTATATTAACTTATTTAGTAATAGTTGTTATATTATATACTTCAATTACGATGTTAATAGCAGCATTTAAAAGTAAAGAAAAAAATGTTAATCTAGAGTTAGAATAAGTAATAAGGTAATTTAAATTATCTAAAAAACATTTAATAAACAATTGTTTATTAAATGTTTTTTTAGATAAAATTGATATTTAGTAGACAAAAATATAAATGAATAATATAATTTAAATATGTATTTATTGGGGTTTAAAGGAGGTGATATAATTGACTCATATAGGCAAGAACATAAAGAAACTCAGAAAATCAAATAATATGACATTACAAGAATTAAGTGAAAAAACAAATTTATCTATAGGGTTTCTATCTCAATTTGAAAGAGGATTAACTTCTATAGCACTAGATTCTTTAGAAGATATATCAAAGGCTTTGGAAGTAGATATTTCGCACTTTATAGTTAAACCAAAAGTGAAGGAATCATGTATATTAAAAAGTTTCGAACAAGAAGTAGATAAGATTACTAGCAATAAGTTTATTAAATATAATTTAAGTAATGTTTCAGATGATAAAAAAATATTACCTAGAAAAGTAGATATATTACCTATAGAAAATAAAGAAGATATAAAAGAACATAGTCATAAAGGAGAAGAGTTTATTTATGTATTAGAGGGAACTCTTACTCTTTTGCTAGATTCAAAGAAATTTCAACTTTATCCTGGTGATAGTGCCCATTATAGTTCAAGAAAGCTACATACTTTGGGTAATTATACTAATAAAATTGTCAAAATCTTAGTCATTACTACTAATGATGAATATAATTAAAATATGTTAATCATAATTAAATTTTAGATAAATATATAAAACCATTATGTATAGTTTTAATAAGACATTTAACCCTTTAAAGATATTATATTATTAATATCATAAATTGTATATTTGTCAATAAATTTCTGGGTATTATTATGATATAATAGGTACAAATATTACATATAATTTCATGAAAGGGGTGTAGGATAGGATATGGAAAAGAAACTCTATAAATCAAGTACAGATAAAATAATAGATGGAGTATGTGGAGGAATTGCTGATTATTTTGAAATTGATTCATCTATTGTGCGTTTAGTATGGGCGCTTACTATTTTTATTGGTGGTACTGGTGTGTTTCTATATATTATAGCTGCTGTTATATTACCTCGTGATAGAGAAGTAACAGGGTATAGTAACAGTAATCATGTAGAAGGAGAACATACTAACTATAATAGAAAAGACAATAGTAATAGTAAAAGAACCTTAGGACTTATACTTATTGGAGTAGGTATATTTTTATTTTTTAGAAGGTTTTTCTATATATTTGATTTCGAATATATATGGCCACTTATACTTGTAGGATTAGGTGTATTTTTAATAGTTAAAGGAAAGAAGGGTTAATATGAAAGGCAGAAATTTAAGTTTAGGACTTATATTTATAGCTTTAGGTACTCTTTGGATACTTGGAAATATGGAGATTATAAATTTTAGTATATTTGATATAATGAGAAGCTTTTTTAATCTTTGGCCTCTTATATTAGTTATAATTGGGATAAATATAATTACAAAAAATAATACATTAAAGACAATATTATGGATTCTATTTATTGTAATAGTAATTGGATATAGTTTTTACATAAATGATTCTAATTATGAAGAACATATATACACTGAAGAAGCAGTAGAACTGAATGAGGATACTATAAAAGGAGAATTAAATTTAGATTTAGGGGCTACTAAATATGATGTAGTTTCAAAAGACAATGAAAGTAATTTAGCTTATATTAAATCTAATAAAAATTACCAAACTAAGGAAAGAGTAAGTAATAGTAGTCAAATATTAACTATCTCAAATGACTTAAGCCATAGTTTCTCTGATGATAACAAATTAAATGTTAATATTAATAATAATATTGTATGGTCTATAGATATTGATACTGGTGCTTCTAATGGAGAACTAAATTTAGAAAATGTAAAGGTACAAAATTTAGAATTAGATATGGGTGCTGGAAAAATAGATGCTAAACTAGGTTCTTTAAATAATACAACTTATATTAATATAGAATCAGGGGCTTCAAAAATAGTATTAAATATACCTGAAGATGCAGGACTTAAAATAGAAATGGATGGAGCTTTAAACTCTACTAATATAGATGATTTAAATTTAGTTGAAAGTCAAGATGATATGTTAGTATCTCAAGATTATGCTAAAAGAGAAACTAAGTTTGATATTAAAGTGGATATGGGAGTTGGAAGTTTCAAAATTAATAGATATTAAAATTCCCAAAAAATTATTATAACACTCAGAATCGTCACCAAGTTTCTGAGTGTTATTTATCTTGAATAGAATGGTAAATTAATGTAAAATATTATGTAATGATTCAACAGTTTAACTATGGAAGAAGGGATAAGATGGAAAAGAGAAGAAGAATAGCTTTATTACTTTTTGTAGATATTATTCTTATAAGTACTGCATTTTTAGTTTCATTTTATTTAAGATTTGATGCAAATATCCCTTTAAATATTATGAATATATATTTAGATAATATATTTGCTATAACTTTAATTAAAATTCTCATTTTTGGATACTTTGGAATATATAGTAGTCTTTGGAGATATGCAAGTATTGATGAGCTTGTTCAAGTTATTATTGGAGTATTTCTTGCCAATACAGGAATGATTAGTTATTTATATATAGTTGATATTCATTTTCCAAAGAGTATTTATTTGCTAGTTTTAATATTAGATATTATGTACATAGGTGGAGTAAGGTTTAGCTATAGATTACTTAGGAAGATAAAAAATGAAAGATTATTTAATGGGGAAAAAAGAAAACGTATAATGGTAGTAGGTGCAGGAGATGCAGGGGCTATGGTTATAAAGGAGTTTAAAAATCATAGAGAACTTATGAGTGATCCAGTTGTTTTAATTGATGATGATATATCAAAGGAAGGTAGAAAAATTCATGGTGTATCTGTAAAAGGTGGTAGGTATGATATAAAATCACAAGCTATAAAAAATAATATTGATGAAATAGTTATAGCTATGCCTTCATCAACTAAAGGACAAATCAAAAATATTATAGAAGAATGTAAAACAACAAAATGTAAGGTGAAAACTTTGCCAGGTATGTTTGAACTTATTGATGGGAAAGTAAGTGTAAAACAACTTAGAGAAGTGCAGATTGAAGATTTACTTGGACGTGATGAAGTTAAACTTGATACTGAAAAGATAAATCAGTACATAAAAGATAAAAAAGTACTTATAACTGGCGGTGGTGGTTCTATTGGTTCAGAGCTATGTAGACAAATTGCAAAGTATAATCCACAGGAGCTTATAATATTAGATATATATGAAAATAATGTATATGATCTTCAAAATGAACTTAAGAGAAAATATGGTAGTAGTCTAAATTTAAATGTAAAAATAGCTTCAGTTCGTGATAGTAAAAAAATAGATAATATAATAAATAATATAAAACCAAATGTAATATTTCATGCAGCAGCTCATAAACATGTACCACTTATGGAATCTAATCCTCATGAAGCTGTGAAAAATAATGTTTTTGGTACTTTTAATGTTGCAAAGGCAGCAGATAAATTTGGAATAGAAAAATTTGTAATGATTTCTACTGATAAAGCAGTGAATCCTACAAATATAATGGGAGCTACAAAAAGGTTATGTGAAATGATAGTTCAAGCTATTGATAAAAGAAGTAAAACTGAATTTGTAGCTGTAAGATTTGGTAATGTTCTTGGAAGTAATGGCAGTGTTATACCACTTTTCAAAAGACAAATTGCAGAAGGTGGACCTGTAACTGTAACCCATAAGGATGTTATAAGATATTTTATGACAATACCTGAAGCAAGTCAGTTGGTACTTCAAGCTGGTGCTATGGCAAAAGGTGGAGAAATTTTTGTGCTTGATATGGGTGAACCTGTTAAGATTATAGACTTAGCAAAAGATTTAATAACTTTATCTGGACTTGAAGTAGGGAAAGATATTGAAATTGATTTAGTTGGTTTACGTCCTGGTGAAAAATTATTTGAAGAATTGCTTATGGATGAGGAAGGGCTAACATCTACAGAACATACTAAAATTCATGTTGGAAGGCCTCTTTTTAGTGATTATAATGTATTAATAAAGAAATTAGATAATCTTAAAGATATAATGCATAATGGAACTGAATCTGATGTAAAAAAGGCAGTGGCAGAATTGGTTCCTACTTATAAAAAGCCAGAAGAAATAAATAATGTAAGAGAATTTAAAGGATTAAAGAAAACAGCACTTTCTTCAAATTAGAACGAAGAAAGTGCAAGTAACGTTATGCCAATAATTATTGGAACTATTAAAATAGATGATATTATGATAAGATTAGTTTTTTCTTCATTTGTTAAAATATCAGCAGCTTCATAATATCCATTTATTTTTTTTCTTTTATGTAATTTTTTAATAGTATGCATTATATTTGACAATTTTTTCACCTCAGATAAAATATTATCAATAATGAAGGTGAAATTAAATAGGTCTAGGGTCATAATATTCAACATATAATTGAATATACTTTTAGTTAATTATATAATTAGTGTGAGAATAAAAAGGGACAAAATGTATGGAGGGAAACAGATGGAAGAAATTGAATTAAGGGAACTGTTTTTTATTGTGTGGAAAAAGAAATGGCTTATAGTTTTAATAACACTTATAAGTATAATAGCAAGTGCTATTATAAGCTTTTTTATATTGCCAAGTGAATATGAAACTTATACTACACTTATGGTAGGAAAATCTCAAGAATATTCAGGAATGAATCAAGGAATAGAATATAATGATGTGCTTTTAAATCAAAAATTAGTTTCTACTTATGGTGAAATTGCAAAGAGTAGGGCAGTAG harbors:
- a CDS encoding sulfite exporter TauE/SafE family protein, producing the protein MVTAILGALGAFAAWFSVIFVKDIATHKGQLEDNSWTKVSGIGFLTNFLDTLGIGSFAPTTALLRGFKQVKDRVIPGTLNVSCTLPVIAEAFIFITVINVDIITLISMLSAATIGAWVGAGVVSKLPEKNVQIVMGVALLITAFLMAAGQFGWMPGGGSALNESFDGVKNNLIYESMNVDGEILGVPIGVTGIKLVIAIFVNFILGALMTAGIGLYAPCMALVYLLGMSPRVAFPIMMGSCSFLMPVASMKFVKEGAYNRRAAIGITIGGLIGVFIAAYIVKSLPLTILTYLVIVVILYTSITMLIAAFKSKEKNVNLELE
- a CDS encoding helix-turn-helix domain-containing protein; amino-acid sequence: MTHIGKNIKKLRKSNNMTLQELSEKTNLSIGFLSQFERGLTSIALDSLEDISKALEVDISHFIVKPKVKESCILKSFEQEVDKITSNKFIKYNLSNVSDDKKILPRKVDILPIENKEDIKEHSHKGEEFIYVLEGTLTLLLDSKKFQLYPGDSAHYSSRKLHTLGNYTNKIVKILVITTNDEYN
- a CDS encoding PspC domain-containing protein, whose amino-acid sequence is MEKKLYKSSTDKIIDGVCGGIADYFEIDSSIVRLVWALTIFIGGTGVFLYIIAAVILPRDREVTGYSNSNHVEGEHTNYNRKDNSNSKRTLGLILIGVGIFLFFRRFFYIFDFEYIWPLILVGLGVFLIVKGKKG
- a CDS encoding LiaF transmembrane domain-containing protein, whose translation is MKGRNLSLGLIFIALGTLWILGNMEIINFSIFDIMRSFFNLWPLILVIIGINIITKNNTLKTILWILFIVIVIGYSFYINDSNYEEHIYTEEAVELNEDTIKGELNLDLGATKYDVVSKDNESNLAYIKSNKNYQTKERVSNSSQILTISNDLSHSFSDDNKLNVNINNNIVWSIDIDTGASNGELNLENVKVQNLELDMGAGKIDAKLGSLNNTTYINIESGASKIVLNIPEDAGLKIEMDGALNSTNIDDLNLVESQDDMLVSQDYAKRETKFDIKVDMGVGSFKINRY
- a CDS encoding nucleoside-diphosphate sugar epimerase/dehydratase translates to MEKRRRIALLLFVDIILISTAFLVSFYLRFDANIPLNIMNIYLDNIFAITLIKILIFGYFGIYSSLWRYASIDELVQVIIGVFLANTGMISYLYIVDIHFPKSIYLLVLILDIMYIGGVRFSYRLLRKIKNERLFNGEKRKRIMVVGAGDAGAMVIKEFKNHRELMSDPVVLIDDDISKEGRKIHGVSVKGGRYDIKSQAIKNNIDEIVIAMPSSTKGQIKNIIEECKTTKCKVKTLPGMFELIDGKVSVKQLREVQIEDLLGRDEVKLDTEKINQYIKDKKVLITGGGGSIGSELCRQIAKYNPQELIILDIYENNVYDLQNELKRKYGSSLNLNVKIASVRDSKKIDNIINNIKPNVIFHAAAHKHVPLMESNPHEAVKNNVFGTFNVAKAADKFGIEKFVMISTDKAVNPTNIMGATKRLCEMIVQAIDKRSKTEFVAVRFGNVLGSNGSVIPLFKRQIAEGGPVTVTHKDVIRYFMTIPEASQLVLQAGAMAKGGEIFVLDMGEPVKIIDLAKDLITLSGLEVGKDIEIDLVGLRPGEKLFEELLMDEEGLTSTEHTKIHVGRPLFSDYNVLIKKLDNLKDIMHNGTESDVKKAVAELVPTYKKPEEINNVREFKGLKKTALSSN